A single window of Bos javanicus breed banteng chromosome 19, ARS-OSU_banteng_1.0, whole genome shotgun sequence DNA harbors:
- the LOC133232628 gene encoding intercellular adhesion molecule 5-like, which translates to MEMLLFGVWALLALIPDPGAPEERFEVSVWPDQALVKYGQSLMVNCSTTCPDPGPGGIETLLKKTQVGKGPQWKEFLLEDVTQNSILQCFFSCAGIQKDINLGITVYQPPEQVIVELQPAWVAVDEAFTVTCHVPSVTPLENLTLTLLQDDQELQRKNFRSLAMASQRAEVTISVKAQREDDRCNFSCRAELDLNSHGGGLFHSNSALQVLRIFEFSQSPQIRVSSLLEVGMAETVSCEVARVFPAEEVMIHMFLGDQELSPFLFWEGDTIWANATVRAMEIGDQELSCLTSLGPVEQKTSQPVYVYSFPPPILEIEEMYPLAGTEINVTCSGHILTSLSPTLRLQGAPDLPAPGEPAWLSLNASEEDDGRNLSCEASLEVQGQQLSKTTVIQLHVLYKPRFEESGCPGNQTWLEGMEQMLACVPKGNPTPVLICTWNGTVFDLEVPQKATQNHSRTYCCTATNQLGSVSKDVAVLVEGLDEGISSTVLVIIIVALGVGVITVALYLNYRPCKVERRKLPYRQKEKNKEEESQFAVQQAEKHNEHTC; encoded by the exons ATGGAAATGCTACTGTTTGGTGTCTGGGCCTTGCTGGCCTTGATCCCTGACCCAG GAGCCCCAGAAGAGCGATTTGAGGTTTCTGTTTGGCCAGATCAGGCCCTTGTAAAGTATGGACAGTCCCTTATGGTCAACTGCAGCACTACCTGTCCAGACCCAGGACCCGGTGGAATTGAAACCTTATTAAAGAAAACCCAGGTGGGCAAAGGGCCTCAGTGGAAGGAGTTTCTGCTGGAAGATGTCACACAGAATTCCATCCTGCAATGCTTCTTCTCTTGTGCAGGGATCCAAAAGGACATAAACCTTGGCATCACTGTGTACC AGCCACCAGAGCAGGTGATTGTGGAGCTGCAGCCTGCGTGGGTGGCCGTGGATGAAGCTTTCACGGTGACATGTCATGTGCCCAGTGTCACACCCCTGGAGAACCTCACCCTCACCCTTCTCCAGGATGACCAAGAACTACAGCGGAAGAATTTTAGGAGCTTAGCTATGGCTTCCCAGAGAGCTGAGGTCACCATCAGTGTCAAAGCCCAACGGGAGGATGACAGGTGCAATTTCTCCTGCCGTGCAGAACTGGACCTGAATTCACATGGTGGGGGGCTCTTTCACAGCAACTCAGCCCTCCAGGTACTCCGAATCTTTG AATTTTCTCAGAGCCCCCAAATCCGGGTCTCTTCACTTCTGGAGGTTGGGATGGCAGAAACGGTGAGCTGCGAGGTGGCTAGGGTGTTCCCAGCTGAAGAGGTAATGATCCACATGTTCCTGGGAGACCAGGAGCTTAGCCCCTTTCTCTTCTGGGAGGGAGACACAATATGGGCCAATGCCACCGTTCGGGCCATGGAGATTGGTGATCAGGAGCTGTCTTGCCTTACATCTCTGGGTCCAGTGGAACAGAAAACAAGCCAGCCAGTGTATGTCTATA GCTTCCCTCCACCAATCCTAGAGATAGAAGAAATGTACCCATTGGCAGGAACAGAAATTAACGTGACCTGCTCGGGGCATATTTTAACATCCCTGAGCCCTACTCTGCGGCTTCAGGGAGCCCCAGATCTTCCTGCGCCTGGGGAGCCTGCCTGGCTTTCACTTAATGCCAGTGAGGAAGATGATGGCCGGAATTTATCCTGTGAGGCCTCTTTGGAGGTTCAGGGTCAGCAGTTGAGCAAAACCACTGTGATCCAACTCCATGTCTTGT ACAAGCCACGATTTGAGGAATCTGGTTGCCCTGGCAACCAGACCTGGCTGGAAGGGATGGAGCAGATGCTTGCCTGTGTCCCAAAGGGAAACCCGACACCAGTCTTGATATGTACCTGGAATGGAACAGTCTTTGACCTTGAAGTGCCACAGAAGGCGACCCAGAACCACTCTAGAACCTACTGCTGCACAGCCACCAACCAGCTGGGCTCTGTCAGCAAAGACGTTGCGGTCCTTGTTGAAG GACTGGATGAAGGAATCAGTTCTACCGTCTTGGTGATTATTATTGTCGCCCTTGGAGTGGGTGTGATCACCGTAGCACTGTATCTAAACTATCGGCCCTGCAAAGTGGAGAGGAGGAAATTGCCCtataggcagaaggagaagaacaaaGAAGAGGAAAGCCAATTTGCTGTTCAACAAGCAGAAAAGCACAATGAACATACTTGTTAA